A DNA window from Branchiostoma lanceolatum isolate klBraLanc5 chromosome 17, klBraLanc5.hap2, whole genome shotgun sequence contains the following coding sequences:
- the LOC136423022 gene encoding DNA replication licensing factor mcm7-like, producing MPPRDYAAEKEKIKQFIAEFYTSGDKGGKDFKYAQQMVKIAHREQVALTIDIEDVAEVDPDLAEAMVENTRRYIHLFADAVYDMLPDYKQREVETKDALDVYIQHRLLMEQQHRGGAEPRDPRNQFPPELMRRFEIYFKAPGQQKPLAIRQVKAENVGKLVLVRGIVTRCTEVKPMMAVATYTCDRCGAETYQPINSPTFMPLQMCQSQDCVTNKSGGRLYLQTRGSKFVKFQEIKIQEHSDQVPVGNIPRSMTIFARGEITRLAQPGDHVQVTGVFLPMLRTGFRQVTQGLLSETFLEAHKMTKMNKTEDDELGAEELSEDEIKQIAEDDFYEKLASSIAPEIYGHEDVKKALLLLLVGGVDRAPKGMKIRGNINVCLMGDPGVAKSQLLSYIDRLAPRSQYTTGRGSSGVGLTAAVMKDPLTGEMLLEGGALVLADQGVCCIDEFDKMMDADRTAIHEVMEQQTISIAKAGIMTSLNARVSILAAANPAFGRYNPKKSIEHNIQLPAALLSRFDLLWLIQDRPDRDNDLRLAQHITYVHQHNEQPAAQFTPIDMKLMRRYIALCKTKNPVIPEELTDYITGAYVEMRKEARNNKDSTFTSARSLLAILRLSTALARLRLVDVVEKDDVNEAMRLMEMSKDSLVGQEEGTKRQQQPQDVIFSLIREMAPPGVKTVNLADARERTLAKGFTPDQFDEAIEEYEDLNVWQVNAAKTKITLI from the exons ATGCCGCCACGAGACTACGCCGCGGAGAAag AGAAAATCAAGCAGTTCATCGCTGAGTTCTACACCAGTGGAGACAAAGGCGGAAAGGACTTCAAGTATGCACAGCAAATG GTCAAGATCGCGCACCGCGAGCAGGTAGCGCTGACCATCGACATCGAGGATGTTGCGGAGGTCGACCCTGACCTCGCTGAAGCCATGGTGGAGAACACACGCCGCTACATCCACCTCTTCGCGGATGCTGTCTACGACATGCTTCCTGACTACAAACAGAGAGAG GTGGAGACAAAGGACGCCCTTGACGTGTACATCCAGCACCGTCTGCTGATGGAGCAGCAGCATCGGGGCGGGGCCGAGCCAAGGGATCCCCGCAACCAGTTCCCGCCAGAGCTCATGCGCCGATT TGAGATCTACTTCAAGGCTCCCGGCCAGCAGAAGCCGTTGGCTATCCGACAGGTGAAGGCAGAAAATGTAGGGAAGCTGGTGTTGGTACGTGGTATCGTGACCCGCTGTACCGAGGTCAAACCCATGATGGCGGTGGCCACCTACACCTGTGACAGGTGCGGCGCCGAGACGTACCAACCT ATCAACTCTCCCACCTTCATGCCACTTCAAATGTGCCAGAGCCAGGACTGTGTCACCAATAA GTCTGGAGGCCGTTTGTACCTACAGACACGTGGCTCCAAGTTTGTGAAGTTTCAGGAGATTAAGATCCAGGAACAC AGTGACCAGGTGCCGGTTGGGAACATCCCCCGCAGCATGACCATCTTCGCCCGCGGAGAGATCACGCGACTGGCCCAGCCGGGAGACCACGTCCAAGTCACAGGC GTGTTCCTGCCCATGTTAAGGACTGGGTTCAGACAGGTGACTCAGGGTCTGCTGTCCGAGACATTCTTGGAAGCTCAC AAAATGACGAAGATGAACAAGACAGAAGATGATGAGCTCGGAGCAGAAGAACTGTCGGAGGATGAGATCAAGCAGATAGCAG AGGATGATTTTTACGAGAAGCTTGCCTCCTCTATCGCGCCTGAGATTTACGGCCACGAGGACGTGAAGAAGGCGTTGTTACTACTGCTGGTGGGCGGCGTGGACCGTGCACCCAAGGGCATGAAAATCAGAG GAAACATCAATGTTTGTTTGATGGGTGATCCTGGCGTGGCCAAGAGTCAGCTGTTGTCGTACATCGACCGCCTGGCCCCCCGTAGTCAGTACACGACAGGCCGCGGTAGCTCCGGCGTCGGTCTGACCGCAGCTGTCATGAAGGACCCCCTCACAG GTGAGATGCTTCTGGAGGGTGGGGCGCTCGTCCTGGCTGACCAGGGCGTCTGCTGTATTGACGAGTTCGACAAGATGATGGATGCCGACCGTACTGCCATTCACGAGGTCATGGAACAGCAGACCATCTCCATTGCCAAG GCGGGTATCATGACCAGTCTGAATGCCAGAGTGTCTATCCTGGCCGCCGCTAACCCGGCCTTCGGACGCTACAACCCCAAGAAGTCCATCGAACACAACATCCAGCTCCCCGCGGCCTTACTGTCCAGGTTTGACCTGCTGTGGCTCATTCAGGACAGGCCAGACAGGGACAACGACCTCAG ACTTGCCCAGCACATCACGTATGTGCACCAGCACAACGAGCAGCCGGCAGCACAGTTCACTCCCATTGACATGAAACTCATGAG GCGCTACATCGCCCTCTGTAAGACCAAAAATCCTGTAATCCCAGAGGAGCTGACTGATTACATCACGGGCGCTTACGTCGAGATGCGTAAGGAGGCGAGAAACAACAAGGACTCAACCTTCACCTCCGCCAGGTCCCTACTGGCCATCCTGCGTCTGTCCACTGCTCTG GCTCGTCTGCGGTTGGTGGATGTTGTTGAGAAGGACGATGTGAACGAGGCCATGCGGCTGATGGAGATGTCCAAGGACTCGCTGGTTGGACAGGAGGAGGGAACCAAACG
- the LOC136423023 gene encoding UDP-glucuronosyltransferase 2C1-like isoform X1 encodes MLSADPARTLYYCFCCRSTSMSTSFHLFLAVAVICLSQHVRAADILVATSTYGSPWMDVAKIAEVLASRGHVVTVLAHANQKSDLMRKWPTLQYETFGHPEKTPLIKEFIKTQAPKMAFSSSGPLGLLNYGNTLSSALLDVNEEMLGDNQLLTKLKNSHYDVVLTYTGVSCGPLVAQYLDLPLVCTMRSMPTGEDIRATGVPNPLAYVPTMTSRLSDQMTFLQRVKNVLVYFAFSTMGQLVFEKSYDDLAKRTIGDNFTISTALARTDVWLYQTDLMFDFPKPMMPNMVSIAGHMAEDVKPLSEEMETFVKSSGDDGVVLVTFGSMVAAMPAEIADMLAAAFARLPQKVVWRYAGTPPPSLGSNTKTMEWVPQNALLAHPKTKAFVSHCGYNGVAEAMYHGVPLVGMPLFADQSDNIARMVARGMAVSLDIHSVTSEEVYQAITSVISDPGYKEKADQVFTHLRDQPQSPMERAVWWIEHVIKHGGLPHLRSRAIELSFYQYYLLDVIALIVAVISAVLLSCWKCCSFACGMYKRGNTNTKKKTN; translated from the exons ATGTTATCAGCAG ACCCTGCCCGAACACTCTATTACTGCTTCTGCTGCCGAAGCACTAGTATGTCGACCAGTTTCCACCTGTTCCTGGCGGTCGCCGTCATCTGCTTGTCTCAACATGTTCGTGCTGCCGACATCCTCGTTGCGACATCGACGTACGGCAGCCCCTGGATGGACGTGGCGAAGATTGCCGAAGTCTTGGCTTCCCGAGGACACGTCGTCACTGTGTTGGCCCATGCcaatcaaaagagcgacctaaTGCGGAAATGGCCGACCTTGCAGTACGAAACGTTTGGACATCCTGAAAAAACACCGCTGATTAAGGAGTTTATAAAAACCCAGGCTCCAAAGATG GCATTTTCTTCATCTGGACCGTTAGGCCTTCTAAACTATGGCAATACCTTGAGTTCTGCTCTGCTGGACGTTAATGAAGAGATGTTGGGTGACAATCAACTACTGACGAAACTGAAGAACAGCCACTATGACGTAGTCCTGACGTATACTGGTGTGTCGTGCGGGCCCCTCGTGGCGCAGTACTTGGATCTGCCGCTAGTCTGCACAATGAGGTCTATGCCTACGGGAGAAG ACATCCGTGCCACTGGTGTCCCCAACCCTCTTGCTTACGTGCCAACAATGACATCGAGGTTGTCAGATCAGATGACATTTTTGCAGAGAGTGAAGAACGTGTTGGTTTACTTTGCATTTTCTACTATGGGACAGCTGGTCTTCGAAAAGAGTTACGATGATCTTGCGAAAAG AACCATTGGCGACAACTTCACCATATCTACTGCCTTGGCAAGAACCGACGTGTGGCTCTATCAAACAGATCTCATGTTCGACTTCCCTAAACCCATGATGCCAAATATGGTCAGCATAGCAGGTCACATGGCTGAGGACGTCAAGCCGCTCAGTGAG GAGATGGAGACATTTGTGAAGAGTTCTGGAGATGACGGTGTCGTCCTAGTAACGTTTGGCTCCATGGTAGCGGCAATGCCCGCAGAGATAGCCGACATGCTGGCCGCTGCTTTTGCTCGTCTACCGCAGAAGGTCGTGTGGCGCTACGCTGGGACGCCACCTCCAAGTCTGGGGTCCAACACCAAGACCATGGAGTGGGTGCCTCAAAACGCCTTACTAG CTCATCCAAAGACAAAGGCGTTTGTATCACATTGTGGTTACAACGGAGTAGCAGAGGCCATGTACCACGGGGTACCGTTGGTCGGTATGCCTCTGTTCGCTGACCAATCTGACAACATCGCCCGGATGGTGGCCCGTGGGATGGCGGTGTCACTGGACATTCACAGTGTGACGTCAGAGGAGGTTTACCAGGCTATCACGTCCGTTATTTCGGATCCTGG GTACAAGGAGAAAGCGGACCAAGTCTTCACGCATCTTCGTGACCAACCACAGTCGCCCATGGAGCGGGCAGTATGGTggatagaacacgtcatcaaacatggtgGCCTCCCCCATCTCAGGTCGAGGGCGATCGAACTTTCGTTCTACCAGTACTACTTGTTAGACGTCATTGCCCTGATTGTTGCAGTTATATCTGCTGTATTGTTGTCTTGTTGGAAGTGTTGTTCGTTTGCATGTGGCATGTACAAGAGGGGAAACACCAAcaccaaaaagaaaaccaaCTGA
- the LOC136423023 gene encoding UDP-glucuronosyltransferase 2B33-like isoform X2 has translation MSTSFHLFLAVAVICLSQHVRAADILVATSTYGSPWMDVAKIAEVLASRGHVVTVLAHANQKSDLMRKWPTLQYETFGHPEKTPLIKEFIKTQAPKMAFSSSGPLGLLNYGNTLSSALLDVNEEMLGDNQLLTKLKNSHYDVVLTYTGVSCGPLVAQYLDLPLVCTMRSMPTGEDIRATGVPNPLAYVPTMTSRLSDQMTFLQRVKNVLVYFAFSTMGQLVFEKSYDDLAKRTIGDNFTISTALARTDVWLYQTDLMFDFPKPMMPNMVSIAGHMAEDVKPLSEEMETFVKSSGDDGVVLVTFGSMVAAMPAEIADMLAAAFARLPQKVVWRYAGTPPPSLGSNTKTMEWVPQNALLAHPKTKAFVSHCGYNGVAEAMYHGVPLVGMPLFADQSDNIARMVARGMAVSLDIHSVTSEEVYQAITSVISDPGYKEKADQVFTHLRDQPQSPMERAVWWIEHVIKHGGLPHLRSRAIELSFYQYYLLDVIALIVAVISAVLLSCWKCCSFACGMYKRGNTNTKKKTN, from the exons ATGTCGACCAGTTTCCACCTGTTCCTGGCGGTCGCCGTCATCTGCTTGTCTCAACATGTTCGTGCTGCCGACATCCTCGTTGCGACATCGACGTACGGCAGCCCCTGGATGGACGTGGCGAAGATTGCCGAAGTCTTGGCTTCCCGAGGACACGTCGTCACTGTGTTGGCCCATGCcaatcaaaagagcgacctaaTGCGGAAATGGCCGACCTTGCAGTACGAAACGTTTGGACATCCTGAAAAAACACCGCTGATTAAGGAGTTTATAAAAACCCAGGCTCCAAAGATG GCATTTTCTTCATCTGGACCGTTAGGCCTTCTAAACTATGGCAATACCTTGAGTTCTGCTCTGCTGGACGTTAATGAAGAGATGTTGGGTGACAATCAACTACTGACGAAACTGAAGAACAGCCACTATGACGTAGTCCTGACGTATACTGGTGTGTCGTGCGGGCCCCTCGTGGCGCAGTACTTGGATCTGCCGCTAGTCTGCACAATGAGGTCTATGCCTACGGGAGAAG ACATCCGTGCCACTGGTGTCCCCAACCCTCTTGCTTACGTGCCAACAATGACATCGAGGTTGTCAGATCAGATGACATTTTTGCAGAGAGTGAAGAACGTGTTGGTTTACTTTGCATTTTCTACTATGGGACAGCTGGTCTTCGAAAAGAGTTACGATGATCTTGCGAAAAG AACCATTGGCGACAACTTCACCATATCTACTGCCTTGGCAAGAACCGACGTGTGGCTCTATCAAACAGATCTCATGTTCGACTTCCCTAAACCCATGATGCCAAATATGGTCAGCATAGCAGGTCACATGGCTGAGGACGTCAAGCCGCTCAGTGAG GAGATGGAGACATTTGTGAAGAGTTCTGGAGATGACGGTGTCGTCCTAGTAACGTTTGGCTCCATGGTAGCGGCAATGCCCGCAGAGATAGCCGACATGCTGGCCGCTGCTTTTGCTCGTCTACCGCAGAAGGTCGTGTGGCGCTACGCTGGGACGCCACCTCCAAGTCTGGGGTCCAACACCAAGACCATGGAGTGGGTGCCTCAAAACGCCTTACTAG CTCATCCAAAGACAAAGGCGTTTGTATCACATTGTGGTTACAACGGAGTAGCAGAGGCCATGTACCACGGGGTACCGTTGGTCGGTATGCCTCTGTTCGCTGACCAATCTGACAACATCGCCCGGATGGTGGCCCGTGGGATGGCGGTGTCACTGGACATTCACAGTGTGACGTCAGAGGAGGTTTACCAGGCTATCACGTCCGTTATTTCGGATCCTGG GTACAAGGAGAAAGCGGACCAAGTCTTCACGCATCTTCGTGACCAACCACAGTCGCCCATGGAGCGGGCAGTATGGTggatagaacacgtcatcaaacatggtgGCCTCCCCCATCTCAGGTCGAGGGCGATCGAACTTTCGTTCTACCAGTACTACTTGTTAGACGTCATTGCCCTGATTGTTGCAGTTATATCTGCTGTATTGTTGTCTTGTTGGAAGTGTTGTTCGTTTGCATGTGGCATGTACAAGAGGGGAAACACCAAcaccaaaaagaaaaccaaCTGA